The nucleotide sequence TCACTTTGATAAAAATGAATTAAAAAATACATTGCAGAAACTTATCCCCATGTTGCCACCCGAATATCAAAGTGGCCTTGAATGGGCGCAGGAAAAATTAATTTAACTAATTATCTAACACTAACATTGGTTATTTATCGATCTTGTTCTCTTGATTTGTGTCCGCAATAGTCTCACTGTTAAGGATACAAATTAAGAGACAGCGAGGCACATATGAATACAGCCATGTTAAAAGTTCGTATTTCTGAAGATATGGACACCGACTCTTTTTATTCTCTGCTATTCCTGTAGGGATATGAGTTTAAAAACGTTTTCACTTTCTCAAACAACTGCCACATATACTGACAGCCATGATTTCGTGTCACCGTTTCATGCAAGGATTACCACAGACGCCCAATTTTATTCAGCCAGGGAGAATAAGCGTGTAAAAACAATAGGTTAAATTTAGGATGGCGGGCCAGTCAATCACTGACCAATCGGCTTTTATGGACATAAAAAACGGGATGTTTTTCTGAACACATTGACAACGTCTCAATTATTTTCGCCATTTTTTTCATGGTACTCGGGATCGGGTAATTTAAGCGTCGGAGCTGCCCTTCGCCACACGATCCCCATTTATGTCAGTAACGATAGAAAGTACTGATGGATAATTTTTTTCATCTGGCGTCGTTCATTGCGGGATATAGGCGCTATGATAGGCATAATTCAGTCCGTTTAGTGGTTTGAGATTATTGACAATTGATCAGATTGCAAAAATTGGACTGAGTTCCCTCCGAGTGATCTACTATTTTAAAAGTTATAATGAACTCTGTTCGGATGCCAAAATCAATAATAAATGGTCACATCAGGCGTATGAACATTGAGGTTTTGACGAAACAGAACAAGTCATTTTGTTTCCGCAAACAACTCACCTAATCACGTTCCCCATGCTCTTAAGGTGTCATTTCGCTCCCTTATAAATAAGAACAAAAATGCCGATTTTGAATATCGGCATTTTGCTGTAAAAGAGAAGATGAATTTAATGCTTTAACATTTCAATTTTATCCCGGCTCAATCCGGTACTGGTGACAATAATGTCCAAACTCACGCCATGCCGTAATAAGGCACGAGCCGTTTCCACTTTACCTTCCTCTCGGCCTAGTTCAATGCCTTCTTCTCGACCTTGCTTGATACCTCGCTCAAGCCCTTTTTGTTCAAGCTGTTCTGCAATAGTCATCAACATCGTTTCATGCTCCGGAGATTGCTGTTTCAGTCTGACCGGTTTCAGCTTCGCCGGGCAAACGTAAAAGTCCCTTGTATAGCCATCATCCTGAATAAGAACAAAAATGCCGATTTTGAATATCGGCATTTTGCTGTAAAAGAGAAGATTAATTTAATGCTTTAACGTTTCAATTTTATCCCGGCTCAGTCCGGTACTGGTAACAATAATGTCCAAACTCACGCCATGCTGTAATAAGGCGCGAGCCGTTTCCACTTTACCTTCTTCTCGGCCTTCTTCTCGGCCTTCTTCTCGGCCTTCTTCTCGGCCTTCTTCTCGACCTAGCTCAATACCTTGCTTGATACCTCGCTCAAGCCCTTTTTGTTCAAGCTGTTCTGCAATAGTCATCAGCATCGTTTCATGCTCCGGAGATTGTTCAATCAGTTGATGGACAAAGTGTGAGAGATCCAGCGTATGTCCATTCAGTAAAATATAGAGTAACACCACATTGAGCTGCTCGGTTGTATTATACCCTGCATTCAAGAGTTCCACCAATTGGAGGAGCCATTCCTGCATATCCCGGCAGCGAATATGTTTTTGCACCAGCTCCATCAGGGCTACCCCTTTATGCGTCAGGATCTCTTCATCGCTGAGCACACTGACGTCCACCAACGGAAACGCCTGACGGTATAAGCGAGCCGCCTGTTCGGGGAGCGTGAAACAATCCAGCCACCGGTTTGAGTAAGGATACGGCCGAATCTCACCATGATAAAACAGCAGAGGTGCCACCAACGGGAGTTCAGTATGGCCTTTTTTCAGGTGAGCCGCCATGGCTAACATGGCATAATACATCAGCCGCCAGGCCATTAACGGGTCAGGGGTGGACTGATGTTCAATCAGGCAATAGATATAGCCCTGTCCCCGGGCCGTTTCGACCGAGTACAACACATCACTGTGCAGTTGACGTAAATGCTCATCCACAAAACTGCCGGGCTCCAGTTTCAATGTGGCTAAGTCACACAACGACTGGATTTCTTCGGGCAAATAAAGGGATAGAAACTCTCTGGCCGTTTCAGGCTGCGTTAAAAAATATTTAAATAATCCGTCATGGTGAGGCCGTTTTTCTTTCTTTGCCACAATCTGTTTCTCTGTCTTATTAGTTAGTCATTACCATTTATAGTATTTCTACCAAGCTACAAAAAACATCTTCCCATATTTTCTCAGGCAAATCTTTACCGAATGCATTAATAGAAGAGCCTAAAGAATCAAATATCAGAAAAGAAAAAAAGAGAAAACATTATATTTACAACAATTACTTTATGAAAACCATTCATTTAAATCAGTTTTTAACTTGCATTCGCATAATGATAATCCCTTTATCAAAATATTGATTATTTATATTTCCGTTAATCTTGGATGTTCAGATCGCAAAAATTTAACTGAGTTACCTTCAGATAATCTATTATTTTTAAATGCTATTGAGATGGTACGAGACTTCTTACAATCAATCTGAAGATTTCTACGACTTTGGTTATCATCAAAAACTCAGATAGTATCTAAGGTACTTTAATTCACTATTTCAAACAAAACTCAAGTTAACTATTTATTATGGAATATATGACAAACGGACATTAAAATAATCAAATGTTTGTTATTTAATTGCCTGGAATTAATTGTAGAAGCGGAAGTAAAGTGACTTACCGCTTCACATTTCAACTCATCCTAACTTATCCTAACTTATCTATATTACTTCAATTATCATATTGATCTATTATACCCGTTATCTTTCAAATTGCCTCTTTGTTGGCTGCGCTCACTCACCCCGGTCACATAGTTACCTATGCTCCCGGGGATTCACTCCCTTGCCGTCGCGATGCATCTTGAAATCCATAGGGTATAGCATTCATCGATCTGGATATCGTATCTACAATCGTTCTGGTTGTTTGATCTATTTCATAATTAAGTAAATCATTAACTTTAATATTACCAAGATTAGTCGCCCTTAAAGTTTCTGGAATTAAATTCAACTCTATGGTTTTCTCTTCTTCATTTATACCATTTATTGTTAAACTACAGCCATGCAGCCCAATAAATCCTTTATGGAAAAAGTATTTTATATTATCGCCAGGGATATTAATCACTAATCGATAAGTTTCACCTGTTTTAATAAAATCAACAACTTCTGCTGCGCCTTCAATATGTCCATATAAACTATGACCACCATTCTCTTTATTCATTTGATGTGATCTTTCAATATTAACTTCATCCCCCACATTTAAAAACTTTAACGTGGTCACATCAGCCGTAAAATCTGATATATCAAACCAGACGATATCGTTTTTAAATTGGGTGACAGTCAAGCACGTACCATTAATCGCAACACTAGCCCCCACAGAAACATCATCAAAAAAATGGTTATTATTACTGACGGTCAATGTACTAAATCCCTCTTTTTTCTCAAGAGATAATACCTTTTCTTTTCCTTGCACAATTCCAGTATACATAATCACCCTCTTTTATTTATATTAAGTAGAAATGCCCTTGTTACATTAATAAAGTTTTATTAGCTCTATTAACCACATTTTCCTACCCCATATTTACAAAATATCTTTTATACCCGTTATCTTTCAAGTTGCCTCTTTGTTGGCTGCACTCTCTCACCCCGGTCACATCGTTATCTATGCTCCCGAGGATTCGCTCCCTTGCCGTCGCAATCCATCTTGAAATCCATTGGGTATATATACTTAATTTAAATCAAAATTTTAATAACACATTTATAAAGCTAAAAAACCACTTTACCCTATAATTTTTAATTATATCAAGCTTTTTGTGAAATGGATGATTTTTTACTATTAAATTGACAATTATCAAACATGAACAAAAATAGAGTCAAAGATTATTTTTCTAACTTATGGAAACACTTTACTTTGAATATTTATTATTTAATTAAAAACATATAACAATAAAATTGTCAGACAAAAAATTATAATTTACAACATTTAACTCATAATCTCTTTTTTATTATAAATAAATCAAACGAATTATCATTTTAAACATTTATTATATTTTTATTCCATGAAAGATAATTACTCAAAATAAATATTAAAAAAGATATTTTATCTCTATATTTTAAAAACAAAGCAATAATTATTTAAAGTCGAAAATGGTTTTGATTATACCAAAACAGGCACCCATTTATTATTGTTATTTATCATGGTTATTCCTCATTAAAAATCAGAATTAATTAAGAAAAATAAATTATATATTTAAGTTAACTAAAATATAATTACACAAATATTTTCATAAAACCATTAATTAACAATGTTTTCCCAATAACCAAAACAAAGTTGAATAAACAACCTATCGTTAATTAAATAATCAACATATTACTAACACCGAAAAATCACCAAGGTTAAAATAATTTTATCTTTCTACTCCCTCCACCTTTCATCAATAAAATCAAATATCCCTTTGACAAAACCGTCTTATTAGATCAATGTTAGCAACCACCAGCCCGATACCGTATGAGAAAGGGAACCTTCGTGTTACTTGCCACAAAAATCCATAATACGAAAAACTACCCCCGGCTTTTTTTCACCTTAAAGCCCTCTTTCCCATTTTCCTGTACCGCTTATCTGGCAATGACTTGGCGTTGGATCGGCACCCGATTAAAGAAAAGCGGATTACCTGCAATGCTATTAATGCTATTATTGCTGTCGGCAATCAATCAAGCTCAAGCCGGTCATTTTGTTAATTTTCAATCGATTGATACCAGCCTTTATATGCAATTTGAAAATCGGGTCGATCCCAGAAAAACCATTTCACCGATTTTAGAGGCTTTCGGCGACTACAGTATCGGCGATATGTACGTCTATAGTATTTGGCAAAATTCGCTGCAAAGTGATTACCAAGGTGACAAAAGCACCTACTATTATAAATTTGTCCCTAGAGTGAGCTTGAGTAAAGTCACTGGTAATGACATCTCTTTTGGGCCGGTAAAAGATATTCTGTTCGCTCAATGGGTTGCCAAAACTAAAGGTATAGATTACGACTATTTCCCCGGTATCAGTATCGACTGGCAAGCTAGTTGGATTAGCTGGTTACGTACAATTTTTTATTTTGAGAATAATGCCAAAGGAAGCTGGAATGATCAGCGAATCCATATCGACTACGGAATTCCCTTCAATAACCGTTTAGGTGATTTCCGTGTTGTCGGTACTTTTGATTATACCTTAGGTTTGCATGGGCAACCTGAAACTATCGATTTCAAACCAGAATTGCACTATGATTTAGGAAAACGCCTTGGCAATCAACCCGGTCATTTATGGACTGGCATTGTCCTGAACCCAATAAAAAATAAATACAAAATAAGAGATACCCCTTATTATCGAACGGATCAATTTAGTTATGGGGTCTTTATTCGATATAGTTTTTTCTGATATCGGAATAAAATATCAGAAATTTTCTGATGGCCTTTATCCTGATGGAGTCAAAATGCCCACTCAACATGACCAGTTCGGACGTACTTATCAGTGGCTCCTACTGATACTTTTGGGTTTAGTTTATTTTCTGGTCACCGCAACCACATTTACTTCGCTAGGTGTTGTATTACCTAGCATGATCAAGGAATTACACTGGAGTTGGACGGATGCCGGTTTGGGGTTCACTTTACTGGGCTTGTCATGTGGGCTGTCCAGTTACCTTCCAGCGATGTTTATTCGTCGTACCGGCGTCCGCGCTACCTTAATTATCGGTACGCTTACCTTTATCACCAGTTTTTATATCCTCTATAACACCCACAGTATCGCGGCCTATTTTACCGGTACCACCCTACTAGGGATCGGCTTTAGTCTTATGGCAACGGTTCCCGGCACTTATGTCATTAGCCGACTTTTTAAAAAGCAGTCGTTGGCTTTTGGTATCTATTTCACTATCGGGGGATTAGGAGGCGTGGTCGGTCCGTGGATCTATTTCCTGGCAACCGTATTTTGGGAAAACTGGCGTATGCACTGGGCAATTTCCGGGATATCACTCACCCTGATTAGTCTATTAACCATTTTATTTATGCGCGAAGGTAAAAAGGAAAACGCCCACGCTGAAAGAATTAGCAAAAATCAACAAGACCAGCTCCCCACCAGTATCTATCGCACCAAGGAAATATGGAATGTCCGACAGGCACTGCACACTTGGCAATTTTATGCCATTGCCGCCGCTTATACCTCTTTTTTACTGTGTGGGATAACCGTTAATAGCTTCGCTGTCGCCCATATTACTGAAAACGGGTTCAGTGAGTCTGTTGCCGCCTCCTCGCTCAGTATCTTGGCTTTTATCAATGCATTCTCACGATTTGCAGGAGGCGCTGTTGGTGAATGGCTCGATCCCAAAAAATTGCTTATCGGTAGTCTGTCGATAATTATCTGCGGCCTTATCGCACTCAGTGCCACCACTTCATGGACATTTTTAATCCTGTTCACGTTGTGTATTGGCATCGGTTATGGCATGACTTTTCTGGCATCCAGTATTTTACTGTTCAATTATTTTGGGCGCACGCCTTATCTGGAACTGTTCTCAGTGATGAATCTGATCTCTACTACCGCCTGTATCGCCCCTTTTCTGGTGGGAGCAATTAAAGATTATTCAGGTAGTTTTACACCGGCATTTCTCATTATCGCCATACCGGTGCTAACTATTCTGATTATCACATTCATAATGCAACCACCGTTACAAATCGTGAAGAAATGTTCTGATAACAGCACATTACTTAACTGAATTTAGAAATAAAATGAACCTATAAGATATTCCTTACCACAGACAAACAAGGAATTCATCATGGCAAAAAAAGAATTCGGTGTATTTCTACCCATAGCTAAAGGTGGATGGATTATTTCCAAAAATACACCACCACTCGATGCTTCTTATCAGCAAAACCGTGAAGCAGCTATTCTGGCTGATCAAATTGGTTTGGATTTCATCATGTCAATGAGCAAATGGCGTGGCTTTGGTGGCGAAACGGAACATTGGGGCTGTTCGTTGGAATCCGTTACGATGATGGCAGGTATTGCCGAAGTGACTCATCATGCTCGGCTTATCGCAACCATGCACGCCGGGCTGCATAATCCTGCCGTGACAGCCAAAATGATTGCGACATTGGATCAAATTAGTCATGGGCGCGCCGGGCTGAATATTGTCTCTGGCTCATTCAAAGACGAATTTGAACAGATGGGGGAATGGGATAACAATTTAGATCACGATCAACGTTACGCAATGACCGAAGAGTGGACCCAATTGATCAAACGGCTTTGGAGTGAGAAGCAGGTTAATCATCAGGGAGATTACTTTAATTTCAAGAATTGTGTTTCTGAACCTAAACCTGTTTCCGTTCCGCGCCCTTATTTGGTCTGTGCCGGTCAATCAGAATGTGGACTACGTTTTAGTGTGCGTAACACCGATGTGTGTTTCATTGGTGGTAAAGATGAGGAAGAAACGCGACAAATCAGTCTGATGGCTAAACGTCTTGCAGCCGAATACGGCACAACCACCAAAACCTTTTGTATGTGTACGATTATTTGCGCTGAAACAGATGAAGAAGCTAAAACGCTGGCTGAGTTCTATCGTGATGGCTTGGATATAGACGCAGTTAAAAGCATGATGCACAGTTTTGGCGTCGATGTTGGCGAAAAAAGCAATGCGATGGTTGAAAGATCCCAAAACGCTTTTATGACCCACACCGCTATCGGCAACCCGGAAACGTGCCGCCAACAATTATCAGATTTGCTGCGTGAATGCGAACTGGACGGCGTTATGTTGATCTTCCCTGATTATGTTCAGGGGTTGACCACTTTCGGCGAGAAAATCTTGCCACAACTTAGAGCTGAATTTATCTATACCCAATAGATTTCAAGATGCATCGCGACGGCAAGGGAGTAAATCCCCGGGAGCATAGATAACGATGTGACCGGGGTGAGAGAGTGCAGCCAACATGCAGCCAACAAAGAGGCAACTTGAAAGATGACGGATATAAACAACGATAATAGGCCAATAAGCCAGGGAATGGATTCTCCACATCTCGACGAGCGATTACCCATTCCCTAAACGTCTGCAAATATCGCCCTTTTACCCCTGAACTCGCCGGTGTAATCCCGTACCCCGTAATAACCGAAGCCCCAACCCACTCCCACACAATGAAAGTAACAAGCTGCTGATTATTGGTAATAACAGCCACATCTGCCATTCTGGTTGCCACGGAAAATCAAATACCTTGGTCTGTAATAACCAGAGCGCAACCTCAGCCCCTAATGCCGCAGTAAAACCCGCCATTAATCCAAGCAAAGCAAATTCATACCAAAGCGTACGACGCAGTAGCTGTTTACTGGCTCCCAAGGTGCGATAAACCACTAATTCAAGTTGCCGTTGATGCATCCCTACCTGAACCTGAGCCAATAGCAGTAATGCGCCACAAACCATGACCAATCCAACCATGACTTCCAATGCCTTACTTACCTGCTGCAAAATACCCTGAATTTGCT is from Photorhabdus laumondii subsp. laumondii and encodes:
- a CDS encoding Rpn family recombination-promoting nuclease/putative transposase; the protein is MAKKEKRPHHDGLFKYFLTQPETAREFLSLYLPEEIQSLCDLATLKLEPGSFVDEHLRQLHSDVLYSVETARGQGYIYCLIEHQSTPDPLMAWRLMYYAMLAMAAHLKKGHTELPLVAPLLFYHGEIRPYPYSNRWLDCFTLPEQAARLYRQAFPLVDVSVLSDEEILTHKGVALMELVQKHIRCRDMQEWLLQLVELLNAGYNTTEQLNVVLLYILLNGHTLDLSHFVHQLIEQSPEHETMLMTIAEQLEQKGLERGIKQGIELGREEGREEGREEGREEGREEGKVETARALLQHGVSLDIIVTSTGLSRDKIETLKH
- a CDS encoding LLM class flavin-dependent oxidoreductase — encoded protein: MAKKEFGVFLPIAKGGWIISKNTPPLDASYQQNREAAILADQIGLDFIMSMSKWRGFGGETEHWGCSLESVTMMAGIAEVTHHARLIATMHAGLHNPAVTAKMIATLDQISHGRAGLNIVSGSFKDEFEQMGEWDNNLDHDQRYAMTEEWTQLIKRLWSEKQVNHQGDYFNFKNCVSEPKPVSVPRPYLVCAGQSECGLRFSVRNTDVCFIGGKDEEETRQISLMAKRLAAEYGTTTKTFCMCTIICAETDEEAKTLAEFYRDGLDIDAVKSMMHSFGVDVGEKSNAMVERSQNAFMTHTAIGNPETCRQQLSDLLRECELDGVMLIFPDYVQGLTTFGEKILPQLRAEFIYTQ
- a CDS encoding riboflavin synthase; its protein translation is MYTGIVQGKEKVLSLEKKEGFSTLTVSNNNHFFDDVSVGASVAINGTCLTVTQFKNDIVWFDISDFTADVTTLKFLNVGDEVNIERSHQMNKENGGHSLYGHIEGAAEVVDFIKTGETYRLVINIPGDNIKYFFHKGFIGLHGCSLTINGINEEEKTIELNLIPETLRATNLGNIKVNDLLNYEIDQTTRTIVDTISRSMNAIPYGFQDASRRQGSESPGA
- a CDS encoding CynX/NimT family MFS transporter codes for the protein MPTQHDQFGRTYQWLLLILLGLVYFLVTATTFTSLGVVLPSMIKELHWSWTDAGLGFTLLGLSCGLSSYLPAMFIRRTGVRATLIIGTLTFITSFYILYNTHSIAAYFTGTTLLGIGFSLMATVPGTYVISRLFKKQSLAFGIYFTIGGLGGVVGPWIYFLATVFWENWRMHWAISGISLTLISLLTILFMREGKKENAHAERISKNQQDQLPTSIYRTKEIWNVRQALHTWQFYAIAAAYTSFLLCGITVNSFAVAHITENGFSESVAASSLSILAFINAFSRFAGGAVGEWLDPKKLLIGSLSIIICGLIALSATTSWTFLILFTLCIGIGYGMTFLASSILLFNYFGRTPYLELFSVMNLISTTACIAPFLVGAIKDYSGSFTPAFLIIAIPVLTILIITFIMQPPLQIVKKCSDNSTLLN
- a CDS encoding outer membrane protein OmpK: MLLATKIHNTKNYPRLFFTLKPSFPFSCTAYLAMTWRWIGTRLKKSGLPAMLLMLLLLSAINQAQAGHFVNFQSIDTSLYMQFENRVDPRKTISPILEAFGDYSIGDMYVYSIWQNSLQSDYQGDKSTYYYKFVPRVSLSKVTGNDISFGPVKDILFAQWVAKTKGIDYDYFPGISIDWQASWISWLRTIFYFENNAKGSWNDQRIHIDYGIPFNNRLGDFRVVGTFDYTLGLHGQPETIDFKPELHYDLGKRLGNQPGHLWTGIVLNPIKNKYKIRDTPYYRTDQFSYGVFIRYSFF